Part of the Variovorax sp. PAMC 28711 genome is shown below.
TTTCGCAGCCGCCTGACCGTTCGGTCGGGCGCGGCGTTTACCCCAACTTTACGGAGCGTTCAAGCCGGCTTGGCGCCGGTGCACGACCATGAAAGCCATGAGCACCCCGCAACTCCTGATGATCGAAGACGACACCCGCCTGGCGAAGATGGTGGGCGAATACCTGACGCAATCGGGCTTCGTGTTCCACCACGCGGCCGATGGGGCGAGCGGCATGGCGCAACTGCAGGAGCACGCGCCCGACCTCGTCATCCTCGACCTGATGCTGCCCGACACCGACGGCCTCGAGGTCTGCCGACGCATCCGCGCGCTGCCGGGTGGCCTCGCCAAGGTGTCGGTGCTGATGCTCACCGCCAAGGGAGATCCGATGGACCGCATCATCGGCCTGGAGATCGGCGCCGACGATTACCTGCCCAAGCCCTTCGAACCGCGCGAACTGCTGGCCCGCATCCGCGCCGTGCTGCGCCGGCGCGGCGAAACCACCAGCGAAGCCTCGGCCGCCACCCTGATTCGCTTCGGCACGCTGGAGATCGACCGCAACGCGCGCACCGTGACGGTCGGCGGCGCGCTGGCCGACCTCACCTCCTACCAGTTCGACCTGTTGGTCGCGATGGCCGAGCGCGCTGGGCGCGTGCTGACGCGCGACCAGATCATGGAAGCCGTGCGCGGCCGCGAGCTCGAAGCCTTCGACCGCTCGATCGACGTGCACATGGGGCGCATCCGCGCGGCCATCGAGGTCGACGCGAAGAACCCGAAACGCATCCTCACGGTGCGCGGCGTCGGCTACGTGTTCGCCAAGCAGCAAGACTAGCCGGGCCCTGATGCTGAGCCTGTACTCCCGCCACCTCTACGTCCGCATCTGGCTGGCGGTGGTGGCGGGCGTGATCGTGCTCATGCTGGCCGCCGGCTGGCTGGTGCGCGTGTCGGCCGAGAGCGAGCGCGACCGCCTCAACTCGCTGTCGCGCGAGGTGGTCGTGCGCGACGCCAATGACCAGGTGATCGGGACCGGCCAGGCGACGCGCGTGCGGGGCCAGGGCACCGAGTTCGAGCTCACGCTGAGCGACGGCCGCGCGCTGTCGCTGCAAATCACGCGGCGCGAGCCGAATGCAGGGTCGGGCAGCCGAACGCCGCCGTCGTGGCGCACCCCGTTCGATTTTTCCTGGTTGATCGTCGCCGTGGGCTTGACGGTGGCGCTGGGCGTCTACCCGATCGTGCGACGCCTCACCAAGCGTCTCGAGTCGCTGCAGCGCAGCGTGCAGCGGTGGGGCGAAGGTGACCTGTCCGTGCGCATGGTCGAGGAAGGGCAGGACGAGGTCGCCGACCTGGCCAAGCGCTTCAACGCCGCCGCGGTGCGCATCGAGCAGCTGGTGAGTTCGCACAAGTCGTTGCTGGCCAATGCCTCGCACGAGCTGCGTTCGCCGCTGGCGCGCATCCGCATGGCGTTGCAGCTCATGGGCGACACGCCCAACGCCACCGCGCAGCAGGAAATCGCCCGCAACATCGGCGAGCTCGACCAGCTGATCGACGAGATCCTGCTGGCCAGCCGCCTCGACGCGAGCGAAGCCGACATGGGCACCATCGAGGCGATTGATCTCATGGGCCTGGCCGCAGAAGAATGCGCACAGGTCGGCGCCGAACTCGACCTGGCCGAAGGCGCGGACAGCAACGCGCTCACGGTGCCCGGCGTGTCGCGGCTGCTGCGCCGCGCGATCCGCAACCTGCTGGAGAACGCGCGCCGCTACGGCGCCGGCGAGACCACGGTCGAACTCGGCACGAACGCCGGCTTCGCGATCGTGCGCGTGAACGACC
Proteins encoded:
- a CDS encoding response regulator transcription factor gives rise to the protein MKAMSTPQLLMIEDDTRLAKMVGEYLTQSGFVFHHAADGASGMAQLQEHAPDLVILDLMLPDTDGLEVCRRIRALPGGLAKVSVLMLTAKGDPMDRIIGLEIGADDYLPKPFEPRELLARIRAVLRRRGETTSEASAATLIRFGTLEIDRNARTVTVGGALADLTSYQFDLLVAMAERAGRVLTRDQIMEAVRGRELEAFDRSIDVHMGRIRAAIEVDAKNPKRILTVRGVGYVFAKQQD
- a CDS encoding ATP-binding protein, whose protein sequence is MLSLYSRHLYVRIWLAVVAGVIVLMLAAGWLVRVSAESERDRLNSLSREVVVRDANDQVIGTGQATRVRGQGTEFELTLSDGRALSLQITRREPNAGSGSRTPPSWRTPFDFSWLIVAVGLTVALGVYPIVRRLTKRLESLQRSVQRWGEGDLSVRMVEEGQDEVADLAKRFNAAAVRIEQLVSSHKSLLANASHELRSPLARIRMALQLMGDTPNATAQQEIARNIGELDQLIDEILLASRLDASEADMGTIEAIDLMGLAAEECAQVGAELDLAEGADSNALTVPGVSRLLRRAIRNLLENARRYGAGETTVELGTNAGFAIVRVNDRGPGVPPALRDRIFEPFYRLPGASERNGGVGLGLALVKSIAERHGGSVRCEERPGGGASFVIHLPHTT